One Littorina saxatilis isolate snail1 linkage group LG1, US_GU_Lsax_2.0, whole genome shotgun sequence genomic window carries:
- the LOC138971914 gene encoding uncharacterized protein, whose translation MEFNPSKCNIIRILPSKNKPPIVSTYHLHGQTLETTKESKYLGVTITENLSWTNHIKNVTAKGNRTVGFLRRNFKECTTKVKSATYTTMVRPTLEYASTVWDPHQENDKQALEMVQRRAARYAHNNYFEKTPGVVTNMLNNLGWETLEKRRENNRLMMLYKIKHKMVGIDEKNYLHSSDARTRGDGLRQQQDFHKAICNTFFPRTISNWNHLPTTTTSAPSLESFRSRLRGSSPLQPPVGNP comes from the coding sequence ATGGAGTTTAACCCGAGCAAATGCAACATCATCCGCATACTTCCCAGCAAGAATAAGCCGCCCATAGTGTCCACCTACCACCTACATGGACAGACTCTCGAAACTACCAAGGAGAGCAAATACTTAGGAGTCACCATCACCGAAAACCTATCCTGGACCAATCACATCAAGAACGTGACCGCCAAAGGAAACAGAACCGTGGGATTCCTCAGAAGAAATTTTAAAGAATGCACGACGAAGGTGAAGTCAGCTACCTACACAACCATGGTTCGTCCCACTCTCGAATACGCGTCAACAGTGTGGGACCCACATCAGGAAAATGACAAGCAGGCATTAGAAATGGTCCAGAGAAGAGCAGCCAGATACGCCCATAACAACTACTTTGAAAAAACGCCTGGCGTAGTTACCAACATGCTGAACAACCTAGGATGGGAAACTCTGGAAAAAAGACGAGAAAACAATCGCCTCATGATGCTGTACAAAATCAAGCACAAGATGGTCGGCATAGACGAAAAGAACTATCTCCATAGCTCCGACGCAAGAACAAGAGGAGATGGGCTGAGGCAGCAACAGGACTTCCATAAAGCCATATGCAACACCTTTTTCCCACGGACTATCTCCAACTGGAACCATCTTCCCACGACGACGACATCAGCCCCAAGCCTCGAGTCGTTCCGCTCACGTCTCCGCGGTAGCAGCCCCCTGCAGCCGCCAGTGGGCAACCCCTAA